A single Natrinema pellirubrum DSM 15624 DNA region contains:
- a CDS encoding cobyric acid synthase, with product MTRTLLVAGTASHVGKSTVAAGLCRLLADRGVDVAPFKGQNMSNNARVVVRPETAASDGLEDGDADTDRWGEIGVSQFVQARAARTTPTTDCNPVLLKPRGDGESQLVLQGEAHDHVPAGTYYEEYWTRAREAAAESYRSLAADNDVIIAEGAGSIGEINLHDRDLANVETADFADAEILLLVDIERGGAFASLYGTIELVPDDLRDRIVGAVITKFRGDPSLLKSGIEEIESRTGVPILGVLPYDDPGLPEEDSVGLPGSEERGVVGDDDGVPADRRLRIAVPRLPRISNATDLEALAAVPGVSVVYLPVDERGGDGRPDGTDPLAGVDADAVVLPGTKNTVDDLLALRAAGYADALAAFNGPIVGLCGGYQLLGERITNAALEGTGADDIVEGLGLLPVETHFEGEKRLEQTAVPVDGSASALLAGADGPATGYEIHAGRTEVVGDVTRPLGDSSAARGRVLGTYLHGLFDNESVRAAFLDHVAETAGVDRSIANDADAPSDHEGAGATPYDRAARLVAENVDLAALGEPFAE from the coding sequence ATGACACGAACGCTTCTCGTCGCCGGGACCGCGAGCCACGTCGGCAAGTCGACGGTTGCGGCCGGGCTCTGTCGCCTGCTCGCTGACCGCGGGGTCGACGTCGCCCCCTTCAAGGGCCAGAACATGAGCAACAACGCTCGCGTGGTCGTCCGACCCGAGACCGCGGCGTCCGACGGACTCGAGGACGGGGACGCCGACACCGACCGCTGGGGCGAGATCGGCGTCTCCCAGTTCGTCCAGGCTCGAGCCGCCCGAACGACCCCGACTACCGACTGCAACCCGGTCCTGCTCAAACCCCGTGGCGACGGCGAGAGCCAGTTGGTGCTGCAGGGGGAGGCCCACGACCACGTGCCGGCCGGCACCTACTACGAGGAGTACTGGACTCGCGCGCGCGAGGCCGCCGCGGAGTCATACCGCAGCCTGGCGGCCGATAACGACGTGATCATCGCCGAGGGCGCGGGCAGCATCGGCGAGATCAACCTCCACGACCGCGATCTCGCGAACGTCGAAACGGCCGACTTCGCCGACGCCGAGATCCTCCTGCTGGTCGATATCGAGCGCGGCGGGGCCTTCGCCAGTCTCTACGGGACGATCGAACTCGTGCCCGACGACCTCCGGGACCGGATCGTCGGCGCGGTCATCACCAAGTTCCGCGGGGACCCGTCCTTGCTCAAGTCCGGCATCGAGGAGATCGAATCCCGAACCGGCGTCCCGATTCTGGGCGTACTCCCCTACGACGACCCCGGGCTCCCCGAGGAAGACAGCGTCGGCCTCCCCGGCAGCGAGGAACGCGGCGTCGTCGGCGATGACGACGGGGTACCGGCCGACCGGCGGCTCCGGATCGCCGTCCCGCGGCTCCCCCGGATCTCGAACGCGACCGACCTCGAGGCACTGGCGGCGGTACCCGGCGTCTCAGTCGTCTATCTCCCAGTCGACGAGCGCGGCGGTGATGGGCGGCCGGACGGGACCGATCCGCTCGCGGGCGTCGACGCCGACGCAGTCGTCCTTCCGGGGACGAAGAACACGGTCGACGACCTGCTGGCGCTGCGGGCCGCCGGCTACGCCGACGCGCTCGCGGCCTTCAACGGCCCGATCGTCGGCCTCTGTGGCGGCTATCAGCTGCTGGGCGAGCGCATCACCAACGCCGCCCTCGAGGGAACCGGCGCGGACGACATCGTCGAGGGACTGGGCCTGTTGCCGGTCGAAACCCACTTCGAGGGGGAGAAACGCCTCGAGCAGACCGCGGTGCCCGTCGACGGGTCGGCGTCGGCGCTGCTGGCCGGCGCGGACGGCCCCGCGACGGGATACGAGATCCACGCGGGACGGACGGAGGTGGTCGGCGACGTGACGCGGCCGCTCGGGGACTCGAGCGCGGCCCGCGGGCGCGTGCTGGGGACCTACCTGCACGGCCTGTTCGACAACGAGTCGGTCCGGGCAGCGTTTCTCGATCACGTCGCCGAGACGGCCGGCGTTGATCGGTCGATTGCCAACGACGCGGATGCTCCGTCGGACCACGAGGGGGCCGGCGCGACGCCGTACGACCGGGCGGCGCGGCTCGTCGCCGAGAACGTCGATCTGGCGGCACTGGGCGAGCCGTTCGCCGAGTGA
- a CDS encoding ribbon-helix-helix domain-containing protein, producing MAKDTVRYPDDVVEEIDALVDDGMFESKSEFYRFSAEYVLTLINDDHDVKTFNFDEIKGELDISDRDHAEALGADGGTFFLDAVINVRKHGLRGNYEAAERFIDTHYDETDQECIILEELLGTYRDESA from the coding sequence ATGGCGAAGGATACCGTCAGGTACCCCGACGACGTAGTCGAGGAAATCGACGCGCTCGTCGACGACGGTATGTTCGAGAGCAAATCCGAGTTCTATCGCTTCTCCGCGGAATACGTCCTAACCCTGATCAACGACGACCACGACGTCAAGACGTTCAACTTCGACGAGATCAAGGGCGAACTCGATATCAGCGACCGCGACCACGCCGAAGCGCTCGGGGCCGACGGCGGGACCTTCTTCCTCGATGCCGTGATCAACGTCCGCAAACACGGACTCCGGGGCAACTACGAGGCCGCGGAACGCTTCATCGACACCCACTACGACGAGACCGACCAGGAGTGTATCATCCTCGAGGAACTGCTCGGCACCTACCGCGACGAGTCGGCCTGA